A single Bufo bufo chromosome 6, aBufBuf1.1, whole genome shotgun sequence DNA region contains:
- the LOC121004467 gene encoding gastrula zinc finger protein XlCGF26.1-like, with the protein MTSTIFVSQLVNLGEELNIIYVTETYVRGDEQSIEDIPTDNRPDDGTRNLEKHLISSDFEVDDCGIIQDVYEEHANIQDIPSSNHSNNALFDPFKQVRSSNSSSSENKTAHVKEKPFSCSECGRCFSCKSALVKHQRIHTGEKPFSCLECGKCFSDKSDLFKHQRIHTGEKPFSCSKCGKCFNRKSDLVMHQRIHTGDKPFSCSECGKRFNRKSDLAVHQRIHTGEKPFSCSECGKCFHRNLSLVQHQRIHTGEYPFSCSECGKCFHHKSALVSHERIHTGEKPFSCSECGNSFLHKSALVIHQRVHTGEERFSCSECGKCFLKKSAYVLHQRIHTGEYPFSCSECGKCFHHKSALVSHQRIHTVEKPFSCSECGKCFKHKSALVTHQRIHTGEKLFSCSECGQCFQKKSALVIHQRSYTGEEPLSCSECGKCFHDKSYFLIHQRVHKREKVFSCSDCGKCFNRNSALVIHQRIHTGEKPYSCPECGKSFHDKSHLAKHQKIHTGEKRFSCSECGKCFRHKSHFSIHQRIHTGEKPFSCSECGKCFNNKSALATHQRIHTGEKPFSCTECGKCFHQKTNLISHQRIHTEEKLFSCSECGKCFKHKSALVKHCNTHTGEKPSSLLAH; encoded by the coding sequence ATGATGGTACCAGGAACTTAGAGAAACATCTGATATCTTCAGATTTTGAAGTAGATGATTGTGGTATCATACAAGATGTATATGAAGAGCATGCTAACATCCAAGATATACCCTCATCCAATCACAGCAACAATGCATTATTTGATCCTTTTAAACAGGTCCGATCTTCTAATTCATCATCTTCAGAAAATAAAACGGCTCACGTaaaggagaagccattttcatgttcagaatgtggaagatGTTTCagctgtaaatcagctcttgttaaacatcagagaattcacacaggggagaagccattttcatgtttagaatgtggaaaatgttttagcgATAAATCAGATCtttttaaacatcagagaattcacacaggggagaagccattttcatgttctaaatgtgggaaatgttttaaccgtaaatcagatcttgttatgcatcagagaattcacacgggtgacaagccattttcttgttcagaatgtggaaaacgtTTTAACCGTAAATCAGATCTTgctgtacatcagagaattcacacaggagagaagccattttcttgttcagaatgtggaaaatgttttcacCGTAATTTATCTCTTgttcaacatcagagaattcacacaggggaatatccattttcatgttcagaatgtgggaaatgttttcatcACAAATCAGCTCTTGTTTCAcatgaaagaattcacacaggggagaagccattttcttgttcagaatgtgggaacagTTTTCTCCACAAATCagctcttgttatacatcagagagttcacacaggagaggagcggttttcatgttcagaatgtgggaaatgttttctgAAGAAATCGGCTTATGTTctgcatcagagaattcacacaggggagtatccattttcatgttcagaatgtgggaaatgttttcaccACAAATCAGCTCttgtttctcatcagagaattcacacagtggagaagccattttcatgttcagaatgtggaaaatgtttcaaacacaaatcagctcttgttacacatcagagaattcacacaggagagaagctattttcatgttcagaatgtgggcaaTGTTTTCAGaagaaatcagctcttgttataCATCAAAGAAGTTACACTGGAGAGGAGCCACtttcatgttcagagtgtgggaaatgttttcatgACAAATCCTATTTTCTAATCCATCAGAGAGTTCACAAAAGAGAGAAGGTATTTTCATGTTCagattgtgggaaatgttttaaccgtaattcagctcttgttatacatcagagaattcacacaggggagaagccatattcatgtccagaatgtgggaaatcttttcaCGACAAATCACATCTTgctaaacatcagaaaattcacactggagagaagcgtttttcatgttcagaatgtgggaaatgttttagacatAAATCACATTTTtctatacatcagagaattcacaccggcgagaagccattttcatgttcagaatgtgggaaatgttttaacaatAAATCGGCTCTTgctacacatcagagaattcacacaggagagaagccattttcatgtacagaatgtgggaaatgttttcaccAGAAAACAAATCTTAtttcacatcagagaattcacacagaggagaagctattttcatgttcagaatgtgggaagtgttttaagcataaatcagctcttgttaaaCATTGCaatactcacacaggagagaagccatcttCATTATTAGCCCATTAG